CTGGCCGACGACGTGACGGCATTCCGGGATTTCATGGTTTCCTGTTTGGGCTCGAGGGTTACCGAACAAATCCTGCTCGACAACGGCCGCCTGGCCGGCTGCTGGTTCACGGTCAACAACAAGACCTACGATCTGGCCTGCACCGAAGAACACGGCGGCGGCAGCGGAAGATTCCACCATCTCACGTATGCAATCGACCAGCGCGAGGACGTTCTGCGGGCGGCGGACATCTTCCTCGAAAACGGCGTCCACATCGAAACCGGCCCGCACAAACACGCCATCCAGGGGACGTTTTTCCTCTACGTGTGGGAACCGGCCGGCAACCGGGTGGAACTGGCGAATTCGGGCGCGCGCCTGATCCTGCGGCCGGACTGGGAGACCGTTACCTGGACCGAGGCCGAACGCAAGAAGGGCCAAGCCTGGGGACTAAAGACCATAGAGACCTTCCACACCCACGGGACACCCCCAACAGAACACTCCCGCTAGCAGCCAAAGGCCCTTCCGGCAGCCTCAGGGTCGACCGTTAGACGTTGGCCGCGTCCAACTTTTTGGGGCAGCCCGCGAGATTGCTCCCGCCCTTTGCTTTACTCCCCGGCGGTTGGGAGTTCGCCGGCGATATGCACCGCCCGGGTCGGGAAAGCGAACTCGATTCCCGCCGCCCGGAACCGGTCAAGCAGTTCAAGGTTGATCGCCTGCTGGGTGTCCATGAAGACGGCGAAATTGGTAGTCGCCATGTAGTAAACGGCTTCGATTTGCAGTGCCGACTCGCCGAACCCTTTGAAGTGGGCCCGATCGAACCTGGCCTCGGGATGTCGCTCGACCGCTTCCTTGATCATTCCCGGGATGGCCTCGATCTGCTCCGCAGCAGTGTCGAAGGTGATGTTTAGCGAAAGGACGGCCCGGCGCCGGTTCATCCTGCCGAAGTTGCGCAACGGCGATCCGAGCATGTCGCTGTTGCTATAGACGAGCTGCTCTCCGGTGGGGCTGCGCAGGTGCGTGGTCTTGATGCCGATCCGCTCAACGCTGCCGGCCGCACCCTTCACTGAAACGAAATCGCCGACCGCAAAAGGGCGGTCCAAGAGGATTGCCAGCGAGGCAAAGAGATCGCTGAGGATGCTCCGTGCCGCCAAGCCGATCGCGATGCCGCCGACGCCGAGTCCGGCCACCAGGGTCGTGATCTCGACCCCGATGTTGTCCAGAAACAGCACCGCCAGGATCGACCAGAGGAGCAGGGTGACCAGGTAGCGGGCAGCCGCGATCGCGCCGGGGCTGGCAAAGTCCGGGTCGCTTTCGAGGCGGCGGCGCACCAGAAACGTCAACGCGGCCCTGCCCCACAATCCGATTTGAATGAACACCACCGCGACGATGGCGACGTTGAGTCCCCGCTCCAAGAAGCCCGGCAGCTCCAAATTCAAGAGACCGGCGAACAGGGCGACCAAGAAGATCACCGGGACGCTTGACTGTCGCTGGATGGAGGCCGCGAAGCTGCGCAGCGGAGTCGCCGCCCCCTGTTGCGGGCCGCGTTCGGTAAAGCGGACCATGCCCCAGCGCAATATCAGCAGGACGATAAGCACGACCACGAAGGTCGACCCCGCCAAGATCCAATCGCCGGCGGTGTTGTCGGCCAGCGCCTGTACGTCCCAATCGATGTTCATTTGCCAGTCCTTTGCGAAGTCGCGCGCCGGGGATTTGCGCTTGCGGTCAATTCACGCGTTGTCTGTTGATTCTTGCCGGGTCGGGTCGATTTGATTTCGGTAGCGGCGGGATCGACCCGAAGGCCGCACCCCGATCCTGCCGGGCCGGCTATTGTGCGGTGCCCCCAAAAGCGGCCTGTCCGGGGTTCCGAACCGGGACCCGGCGATGCTCAAGCAGCGCTTCGAGCAACTCCGCGGCCTCTTTGATGCCGCCGACCTCCCAGGTCGGCTCGGGTCCATCATCCGGGAGGGTGATGCCGCCGTGATTTATCCAGAGCGATTGCATCCCGCTGGCGTTGGCGCCGGCGACGTCGGTGTAGGGGTTGTCGCCGATCATCAGGGTCTCGGCGGGGGAAGACCCGGTAACCGCCAGGGCCAGCTCGAATATGCGCGGGTCCGGCTTCCAGATGCCGTGCTCGTGGCTGACGAATATCCCGTTGAACCGGCCGTCGTCCAATCCCAGCTGGGACAGTTTGGGACGCTGGATGCGCGCGTAGCCGTTGGTGATGATGCAGCGTGGCATCCCGTCGGTGGCTTCAAGCATGCGCGGGGCGTCAGGATGAAGCCGGTTGGCCGTATCAAAGTGAGCGTCGATATCGTCGCAGAGCGCGGCGACCAGCGCCCCGTCCACTATTCCCAGGTCGGCCAGTGGCTTGATGAACCAGTCAGCCTGCTCGGCTTCCTCCCAGGCGTGGCGGGCCATCAGGTCCCTTATAAAGGCGATCGTTCCGTCGGCGGCGCGGCGGCGCAGGCCATCGGGCAAACCGCGGGCCGCTCTCTCATATGCGCCGCGCATCCGGGTGCGCATGCGGTAGTCGTAGTCGAGCAATACGTCGTCGAGATCGAATACCACCGCCCGGATTCTCGGTAGCGGTCGGCTATCGCTCAAGATTGGATCTCGTCCGAGTAGACGCTTTCGGTGTCTTCACCGTCCCTGCTCTCGGCGCCGACCTGCAACGCGTTCCAGGCCAGGGTCGCACACTTAATCCGCACCGGATAGCGGTTTACTCCCTGCAGCGCTTCAAGATCGCCGAGCGATTCGAGATCTAATTCGGCTTCGCCGGTGAACATCGCCCGGACGCTGGCGGCCAACTCCAGGGCTTCCGTCAGCGGCTTGCCCATTACCGCCTCGGTGAGCATCGATGCCGAGGCCTGCGAGATCGAGCAGCCATGGCCGTCGAAGGCGACCGCGTCGATTCGGCCGCCGTTTAGGCGGACCGTTATCTCGATGTCGTCGCCGCAAAGCGGGTTGTAGCCGCGCGCGGTTATGTCGGGATCCTCGACATGCCCCTTGTGCCGCGGACTGCGGTAGTGGTCGAGGATGATCTCGCGGTAAAGGTCGTCGAGCACCTAGCCGAAGAACTCCCGGGCTTTGCCGATCCCGGCAATAAGGGCATCGATCTCGTTTTCGGTGTTGTAAAGGTAGAAACTGGCGCGGGCGGTCGAGCCGACTCCCAGCGCCCCCATCAATGGTTGGGCGCAGTGGTGTCCGGCGCGGACCGCGATGCCCTCGCTGTCCAGGACTTGGCCCAAGTCGTGCGGGTGCAGGCCCTCGAGGTTGAAGGAGATTACCCCGCCGCGGAATCTGGGATCGGGCGGACCGTAGATCTGCAGGTCGGGGATCTCGGCCAGCCTCGGCAGCGCGTATTCGGTCAGGCGCTGCTCGTGTTCCCAGATTTCCTGCAGGCCGATGGCGGCCAGATAGTCGGCGGCCACCCCCAGCCCGATAGCGCCGGCGATGTCCGGCGTACCGGCTTCGAATTTGTATGGCAGCCGGTTCCAGGTCGATCCCTCCATCGCAACCGTGGCGATCATGTCGCCGCCGCCCTGGTAGGGTTCGGCTTCCTCGAGCAGCTCGCGCTTGCCGTAGAGTCCGCC
This is a stretch of genomic DNA from Chloroflexota bacterium. It encodes these proteins:
- a CDS encoding HAD family hydrolase produces the protein MLSDSRPLPRIRAVVFDLDDVLLDYDYRMRTRMRGAYERAARGLPDGLRRRAADGTIAFIRDLMARHAWEEAEQADWFIKPLADLGIVDGALVAALCDDIDAHFDTANRLHPDAPRMLEATDGMPRCIITNGYARIQRPKLSQLGLDDGRFNGIFVSHEHGIWKPDPRIFELALAVTGSSPAETLMIGDNPYTDVAGANASGMQSLWINHGGITLPDDGPEPTWEVGGIKEAAELLEALLEHRRVPVRNPGQAAFGGTAQ
- a CDS encoding mechanosensitive ion channel family protein produces the protein MNIDWDVQALADNTAGDWILAGSTFVVVLIVLLILRWGMVRFTERGPQQGAATPLRSFAASIQRQSSVPVIFLVALFAGLLNLELPGFLERGLNVAIVAVVFIQIGLWGRAALTFLVRRRLESDPDFASPGAIAAARYLVTLLLWSILAVLFLDNIGVEITTLVAGLGVGGIAIGLAARSILSDLFASLAILLDRPFAVGDFVSVKGAAGSVERIGIKTTHLRSPTGEQLVYSNSDMLGSPLRNFGRMNRRRAVLSLNITFDTAAEQIEAIPGMIKEAVERHPEARFDRAHFKGFGESALQIEAVYYMATTNFAVFMDTQQAINLELLDRFRAAGIEFAFPTRAVHIAGELPTAGE
- a CDS encoding catechol 2,3-dioxygenase, which translates into the protein MTEPCFDVAHLGHVELYSDKFEESLDFFTRVYGLTETAREGDSSYLRAFDDYEHHTLKLTRYERTGVGHIAYRCTSAPALQRRVAAIEAAGYGGHWIDGDLGHGPAYRFQDPFGHAFELYWETDGYEPPAEQRPALKNLAQRYHGQGCCPRRLDHVNLLADDVTAFRDFMVSCLGSRVTEQILLDNGRLAGCWFTVNNKTYDLACTEEHGGGSGRFHHLTYAIDQREDVLRAADIFLENGVHIETGPHKHAIQGTFFLYVWEPAGNRVELANSGARLILRPDWETVTWTEAERKKGQAWGLKTIETFHTHGTPPTEHSR
- a CDS encoding SUF system NifU family Fe-S cluster assembly protein, with protein sequence MLDDLYREIILDHYRSPRHKGHVEDPDITARGYNPLCGDDIEITVRLNGGRIDAVAFDGHGCSISQASASMLTEAVMGKPLTEALELAASVRAMFTGEAELDLESLGDLEALQGVNRYPVRIKCATLAWNALQVGAESRDGEDTESVYSDEIQS